A genomic region of Fundidesulfovibrio putealis DSM 16056 contains the following coding sequences:
- a CDS encoding nitric-oxide reductase large subunit, with protein sequence MAITEQIQEAISPWWKQGVILTLLIGFSLQIFIAVRSYEDAPPIPEKVLDQSGQVVFTREDVITGQQVFLKYGLMENGSIWGHGGYLGPDFSALYLHILGLETNKTLSRQMFKRDYSELSEPQKEVVSTAASSLLKENRYDHKTQSLLFTAPETQSFQDQIPYWTDYFTNVVTNGGLRSKYISDPGELRTLTAFFAWTAWVSIANRPGEDYSYTNNFPYDPTVGNKPTSAAVLWSALSLVTLLAATAGVLFAFGKFNYLGWKSSGEHVHPRMLPGVASASQRAVIKYFVAVALLFLVQVMIGGATAHYRAEPGDFYGFDLSAILPSNILRTWHLQSAIFWIATAFVAGGLLLAHALGEKEPRGQLKGINALFWALILVVAGSLGGELLGINQALGSLWFWFGHQGWEYLDLGRFWQVLLAIGLIGWVVMLLRAVGPALQDPHRREITSLFLLAALAIPVFYIPAFFFGTTTNFTVADNWRFWIIHLWVEGFFELFVTVMVSVIFFRLGIVSRLTATRVIYLDAILFLGSGIVGTGHHWYWSGQTNLNMALSALFSAMEVVPLTLLTLDAWDFVKLTRSECAVCGQRVDIPQRWAFYFLMAVGFWNFVGAGIFGFLINLPIVSYFEVGTILTTNHGHAALMGVFGMEAMALMVLAFRQVLSDEEWKLPEKFVRVSFWGLNIGLALMLAGSLFPGGVMQLYDVLQNGYWHARGQEYLNRDLTRMLEWARMPGDVVFIAFGAAPMAVAACLTYLTMRRSKPALEM encoded by the coding sequence ATGGCTATCACTGAACAGATTCAAGAGGCAATTTCCCCATGGTGGAAACAGGGCGTGATACTCACGTTGCTTATTGGCTTCTCCCTCCAGATATTTATTGCTGTTCGATCTTATGAAGATGCACCTCCTATTCCTGAGAAAGTACTTGATCAGTCCGGGCAGGTCGTCTTTACACGTGAAGACGTCATCACGGGCCAGCAGGTCTTCCTGAAATACGGCCTGATGGAGAACGGCTCGATCTGGGGCCATGGGGGCTACCTGGGCCCGGATTTCTCCGCGCTGTACTTGCACATTCTCGGCCTGGAAACGAACAAGACTCTGTCCAGGCAAATGTTCAAACGAGACTATTCAGAGCTCTCCGAGCCGCAAAAGGAAGTTGTATCCACTGCGGCATCATCCCTTTTGAAAGAAAACAGGTACGATCATAAAACACAGTCCTTGCTGTTTACCGCACCGGAGACGCAATCCTTCCAAGACCAGATCCCATACTGGACGGACTATTTCACCAATGTTGTCACCAATGGCGGGTTGCGATCAAAATACATCAGCGACCCCGGGGAGCTTCGCACGCTGACGGCATTCTTCGCCTGGACTGCCTGGGTGTCCATCGCCAACCGGCCCGGCGAGGACTATTCCTACACCAACAACTTCCCCTATGATCCCACGGTCGGCAACAAACCCACCAGCGCCGCCGTTCTCTGGAGCGCGCTCAGCCTAGTCACGCTGCTGGCGGCTACGGCCGGGGTGCTGTTCGCGTTCGGCAAATTCAACTATCTCGGGTGGAAAAGTTCAGGCGAGCACGTGCACCCCCGCATGCTCCCCGGAGTGGCCAGCGCGAGCCAGAGAGCGGTCATAAAATACTTCGTGGCCGTGGCCCTGCTATTCCTGGTGCAGGTCATGATCGGGGGAGCGACCGCCCATTACCGGGCCGAGCCGGGAGACTTCTATGGCTTCGACCTCTCCGCCATCCTGCCCAGCAACATCCTGCGCACCTGGCACCTTCAGTCTGCAATTTTCTGGATCGCCACCGCCTTCGTGGCGGGCGGCCTGCTCCTGGCTCATGCGCTGGGCGAGAAGGAACCCAGGGGGCAGCTCAAGGGCATCAACGCCCTGTTCTGGGCGCTTATCCTGGTGGTGGCGGGCAGCCTCGGCGGCGAACTTCTGGGCATCAACCAGGCCCTGGGGTCGCTCTGGTTCTGGTTCGGCCACCAGGGGTGGGAATACCTGGACCTGGGGCGATTCTGGCAGGTGCTGCTGGCCATCGGCCTGATCGGGTGGGTGGTCATGCTGCTTCGGGCCGTGGGCCCCGCCCTGCAGGACCCGCACCGCCGGGAGATCACCTCGCTCTTCCTGCTGGCTGCCCTGGCCATACCGGTCTTCTACATCCCGGCCTTTTTCTTCGGCACCACCACCAACTTCACCGTGGCGGACAACTGGCGCTTCTGGATCATCCACCTGTGGGTCGAAGGTTTCTTCGAGCTCTTCGTCACCGTGATGGTCTCCGTGATCTTCTTCCGGCTGGGCATCGTCTCGCGCCTGACCGCCACGCGTGTCATCTACCTGGACGCCATCCTGTTCCTGGGCAGCGGCATCGTGGGCACCGGCCACCACTGGTACTGGTCCGGCCAGACCAACCTGAACATGGCGCTCTCGGCCCTGTTCTCAGCCATGGAGGTGGTACCGCTGACGCTTCTGACCCTGGACGCCTGGGACTTCGTGAAGCTCACCCGCTCCGAGTGCGCGGTGTGCGGGCAGCGTGTGGACATCCCGCAGCGCTGGGCCTTCTATTTCCTCATGGCCGTGGGATTCTGGAACTTCGTGGGCGCGGGCATTTTCGGGTTCCTCATCAACCTGCCCATCGTGAGCTACTTCGAAGTGGGCACCATACTGACCACCAACCACGGCCACGCGGCTCTGATGGGCGTGTTCGGCATGGAGGCCATGGCGCTCATGGTGCTGGCATTCAGGCAGGTGCTGTCCGACGAGGAATGGAAACTCCCGGAGAAGTTCGTGCGCGTCTCGTTCTGGGGGTTGAACATCGGGCTTGCCCTGATGCTGGCGGGGAGCCTGTTCCCCGGAGGCGTCATGCAACTGTATGACGTGCTGCAAAACGGCTACTGGCACGCGCGCGGCCAGGAATACCTGAACCGGGACCTGACCCGGATGCTGGAATGGGCGAGAATGCCCGGCGACGTGGTGTTCATTGCCTTCGGCGCGGCACCCATGGCCGTGGCGGCGTGCCTGACATACCTGACCATGCGCAGGAGCAAGCCCGCGCTGGAGATGTAA
- a CDS encoding aminotransferase class IV: MEILGSKEYLERMLAAPRPGAGQVLAFYEHRIGAVCKDPELMLMPWDDHLVHRGDGVFETIKWVDGRVYLLDEHLARMGRSGKAIGLEPPCPWEEVREIVLEIGRATGVDKGLFRMLLGRGPGGFGIDPSECPTPSLYIAAYQYTPKPAAFYEKGVTAFRTSIPAKQSYLATIKSIDYLPNVLMKKEAAAKGKDFPVCFDAQGFLAEGATENIALVDASGCICVPNLNNALSGTTLLRVLELAKGEIPHCYKTISEEDIYVANEMIVLGTTAQCISIVEYNGRPVGDGKPGPVSKRLLELLKKDLVEYGVPL, encoded by the coding sequence ATGGAAATTCTCGGCTCCAAGGAATATCTGGAACGCATGCTCGCCGCCCCGCGCCCAGGCGCGGGGCAGGTGCTGGCCTTCTACGAACACCGCATCGGCGCGGTCTGCAAGGACCCGGAGCTCATGCTCATGCCCTGGGACGACCATCTGGTGCACCGGGGCGACGGCGTGTTCGAGACCATCAAGTGGGTGGACGGACGCGTGTACCTGCTGGACGAGCATCTGGCGCGCATGGGCCGCTCCGGCAAGGCCATCGGGCTCGAGCCGCCCTGTCCGTGGGAGGAAGTGCGCGAGATAGTCCTGGAGATCGGGCGCGCCACGGGCGTGGACAAGGGGCTCTTCCGCATGCTGCTGGGGCGCGGTCCCGGCGGCTTCGGCATCGATCCGTCCGAATGCCCCACGCCGAGCCTGTACATCGCGGCCTACCAGTACACGCCCAAGCCTGCGGCCTTCTATGAGAAGGGCGTCACGGCGTTCCGCACGTCCATCCCGGCCAAGCAGAGCTACCTGGCCACCATCAAGAGCATCGACTACCTGCCCAACGTGCTCATGAAGAAAGAAGCGGCGGCCAAGGGCAAGGACTTCCCGGTGTGCTTCGACGCGCAGGGCTTCCTGGCCGAGGGCGCGACCGAGAACATCGCGCTTGTCGACGCGTCGGGCTGCATCTGCGTGCCCAACCTGAACAACGCGCTTTCGGGTACCACGCTCTTGCGCGTGCTGGAACTGGCCAAGGGCGAGATTCCGCATTGCTACAAGACCATCAGCGAAGAGGACATCTACGTCGCCAACGAGATGATCGTACTGGGGACCACCGCCCAGTGCATTTCGATTGTCGAGTACAACGGCAGGCCCGTGGGCGACGGAAAGCCCGGTCCGGTGAGCAAGCGGCTTCTGGAATTGTTGAAGAAGGACTTGGTGGAGTACGGCGTTCCGCTGTAG
- a CDS encoding aspartate-semialdehyde dehydrogenase has protein sequence MSKLVVAVAGATGAVGREMLKTLEQRDFPATEVIALASARSAGTTVPFKDGELTVQEMTEKSFEGVDLALFSAGGSTSKTFAPHAVKSGCVVVDNSSAWRMDPKVPLVVPEVNPDDVDWHAGIIANPNCSTIQMVVAMKPLHDAYTIKRVVVSTYQAVSGTGQKAIAELETQVRQMFNGIDPEVKVYPHQIAFNCLPQIDVFAEGDYTYEEIKMIKETAKIMGDESIKVTATTVRVPVFYGHSESVNLEFEKPVTASQARALLAKSPGIQVYDNPGEKMYPMPIMAAGEDEVFVGRIRQDKTVESGLNMWIVSDNIRKGAALNAVQIAELLIVKGKLKV, from the coding sequence ATGTCCAAGCTCGTCGTCGCCGTCGCAGGAGCCACCGGGGCCGTTGGCCGCGAGATGCTCAAGACCCTGGAACAGCGCGATTTCCCCGCCACTGAAGTCATCGCGCTGGCCTCCGCGCGTTCCGCCGGAACCACCGTCCCCTTCAAGGACGGCGAGTTGACCGTGCAGGAGATGACGGAGAAGAGCTTCGAGGGCGTTGACCTCGCGCTGTTCTCGGCTGGCGGCTCCACCTCCAAGACGTTCGCGCCCCACGCCGTGAAGAGCGGCTGCGTGGTGGTGGACAACTCCAGCGCCTGGCGCATGGACCCCAAGGTGCCCCTGGTGGTGCCCGAGGTGAACCCCGACGACGTGGACTGGCACGCGGGCATCATCGCCAACCCCAACTGCTCCACCATCCAGATGGTCGTGGCCATGAAGCCCCTGCACGACGCCTACACCATCAAGCGCGTGGTGGTTTCCACCTACCAGGCCGTCTCCGGCACGGGCCAGAAGGCCATTGCGGAGCTCGAGACCCAGGTGCGCCAGATGTTCAACGGCATCGACCCCGAGGTGAAGGTCTACCCGCACCAGATCGCCTTCAACTGCCTGCCGCAGATCGACGTTTTCGCAGAGGGTGATTATACCTACGAAGAGATCAAGATGATCAAGGAGACGGCCAAGATCATGGGCGACGAGTCCATCAAGGTCACGGCCACCACGGTGCGCGTGCCGGTGTTCTACGGCCACTCCGAGTCCGTGAACCTGGAGTTCGAGAAGCCGGTGACGGCGTCTCAGGCGCGGGCGCTGCTGGCCAAGTCCCCCGGCATCCAGGTGTACGACAACCCCGGCGAGAAGATGTACCCCATGCCCATCATGGCCGCCGGCGAGGACGAGGTCTTCGTGGGCCGCATCCGCCAGGACAAAACCGTGGAGTCCGGCCTGAACATGTGGATCGTGTCCGACAACATCCGCAAGGGCGCGGCGCTGAACGCCGTGCAAATCGCCGAGCTGCTCATCGTGAAGGGCAAGCTCAAGGTCTAA
- the metF gene encoding methylenetetrahydrofolate reductase [NAD(P)H]: MRINDLLSQGKRFISLEFFPPKEKDAWPSFFYEAGKLSILNPSFVSVTYGAGGSTQANTLELVTRFSRDLGLNPMAHLTCVGASEDSLRSFLDGLREAGVDNVLALRGDPPQGQPDFKPENAAFQYASDLTGFIHEAYPDLCIGVAGYPETHPQAESADKDLDYLKLKVDKGGSVIITQLFFNNDHYFRFVERCRARGIDKPIIPGVLPILNLASVKRILSLCGATIPAEYLARLEAANDQGGAGAVRELGVEFAREQCRDLIARGAPGVHLYTLNKAQACLDIVNGLEL; encoded by the coding sequence TTGCGTATCAATGATCTTCTCTCCCAGGGCAAGCGCTTCATATCCCTGGAATTTTTTCCTCCCAAGGAAAAGGACGCCTGGCCTTCCTTCTTCTACGAGGCAGGCAAGCTTTCCATACTCAATCCCTCGTTCGTGTCCGTGACCTACGGCGCGGGCGGGTCCACCCAGGCCAACACCCTGGAGCTGGTGACGCGTTTCTCGCGCGATCTGGGCTTAAATCCCATGGCGCACCTGACCTGCGTGGGCGCATCCGAGGACTCGCTGCGCTCCTTCCTGGACGGGCTTCGCGAAGCGGGCGTGGACAATGTCCTGGCGCTGCGTGGCGATCCGCCCCAGGGCCAGCCGGACTTCAAGCCCGAGAACGCCGCCTTCCAGTACGCCTCGGACCTGACCGGGTTCATCCACGAGGCCTACCCCGACCTGTGCATCGGCGTGGCCGGATACCCCGAGACGCACCCGCAGGCCGAGAGCGCAGACAAGGATCTCGACTATCTGAAACTCAAGGTCGACAAGGGCGGCAGCGTGATCATCACCCAGCTGTTCTTCAACAACGACCATTATTTCCGCTTCGTGGAGAGGTGCCGGGCCAGGGGAATCGACAAGCCCATCATTCCGGGCGTGCTGCCGATTCTGAATCTGGCCTCGGTGAAACGCATCCTCTCCCTGTGCGGGGCCACCATCCCGGCGGAGTACCTGGCCCGCCTGGAAGCCGCCAACGACCAAGGCGGGGCTGGCGCCGTGCGGGAGCTGGGCGTGGAGTTCGCCCGCGAGCAGTGCCGCGATCTCATCGCGCGCGGCGCGCCGGGCGTGCATCTGTACACGCTCAACAAGGCCCAGGCTTGCCTGGATATCGTCAACGGCCTGGAGCTGTAG
- a CDS encoding (deoxy)nucleoside triphosphate pyrophosphohydrolase: MIRVVAGILWQEGRYLGVCRPEGKPHAGEWEFPGGKIEPDEDAACALVRELREELGIESGQPEFWREKIHEYPNITVHLSFFHIRDFKGVPHPLEGQGLRWLTPAEAVSLPFLEADRDIVAELSALAAT, encoded by the coding sequence GTGATCCGCGTGGTGGCAGGCATCCTCTGGCAGGAGGGGCGCTACCTGGGCGTCTGCCGCCCAGAGGGCAAGCCCCACGCCGGCGAGTGGGAGTTCCCCGGCGGCAAGATCGAGCCCGACGAGGACGCGGCCTGCGCCCTGGTGCGCGAACTGCGCGAGGAACTGGGCATCGAGAGCGGCCAGCCTGAATTTTGGCGGGAAAAAATTCACGAATACCCCAATATCACTGTGCACTTGTCTTTTTTTCATATCCGTGATTTCAAAGGCGTTCCCCACCCTCTGGAAGGCCAGGGGCTTCGCTGGCTTACCCCGGCTGAAGCCGTCAGCCTGCCTTTTCTGGAAGCGGACCGGGACATCGTTGCGGAGTTGTCGGCGCTGGCCGCCACCTGA
- a CDS encoding ABC-F family ATP-binding cassette domain-containing protein — MSKITIQNLSKSLGGRDLLAGFSLEASAGTRLAVVGANGCGKSTFLRLLAGEAEPDSGRVILPPGVRLGYVAQELAGSELDEPLLAWVMSALPSWKEFWREWEHASLAHDEHALAELSARQAEMEHTLGYNPEHRAKSILSGLGFTEKSWPNPVRLLSGGWRERAKLARVLVAGADVLLLDEPTNHLDLEAVEWLEQYLLCFQGVLVFVAHDRIFLDRVGTHVLFLGGDKPIYRQDSFSGFLEWRAQIQQQMEAKATQLSGAINRQMSFITRFGAKATKARQAQSKLKAVDKLQKELSNVAGNIERKRKTLDFKLPEPARADKNILSVADLEFAFPGGAPLWPKLTFNLYRGQKVALAGPNGAGKTTLLKCLTGELKLTGGVVKMGSMVRMGYFSQHQTEILRENETVMSEIRRLSDPRSSTEELCSVLGLFMLGENYFDRFVRDLSGGEKSRLVLASLFLARANFLVLDEPTNHLDLESREALVNALSDYEGTILFVAHDRYLLSEAAEVVWTVGPDGLSEFLGGYEAYERHLKDEAKAACELSCPSKPKGETRESRQAEKRRQAEERNAISRELKPKKDRYSTLEVQLEEILTRQSEVEQIMADPATYADAARFSELSKEYHSLQEQSDKLVMELADLEDVIAVLEARREAL; from the coding sequence ATGTCCAAAATCACCATTCAGAATCTCTCCAAGTCCCTGGGCGGACGCGACCTGCTGGCGGGCTTCAGCCTTGAAGCCTCTGCCGGTACGCGTCTCGCCGTGGTCGGCGCCAACGGCTGCGGCAAATCAACATTTCTGCGACTTCTGGCGGGCGAGGCCGAGCCGGACTCCGGACGGGTGATCCTGCCTCCCGGCGTGCGCCTGGGCTACGTGGCCCAGGAACTGGCCGGGTCCGAACTCGACGAACCCCTGCTGGCCTGGGTGATGAGCGCGCTGCCCTCCTGGAAGGAGTTCTGGCGCGAGTGGGAGCACGCGAGCCTCGCCCACGACGAGCACGCCCTGGCCGAGCTCTCGGCGCGCCAGGCCGAGATGGAGCACACCCTGGGCTACAACCCGGAGCATCGGGCCAAGTCCATCCTGTCTGGCCTTGGATTCACCGAGAAGTCCTGGCCGAATCCCGTGCGGCTTCTTTCAGGCGGCTGGCGCGAGCGGGCCAAACTCGCGCGCGTGCTGGTGGCCGGGGCGGACGTCCTTTTGCTGGACGAGCCCACCAACCACCTGGACCTGGAGGCCGTGGAGTGGCTGGAGCAGTACCTGCTCTGCTTCCAGGGCGTTTTGGTGTTCGTGGCGCACGACCGCATCTTCCTGGACCGCGTGGGCACCCACGTGCTGTTCCTGGGCGGCGACAAGCCCATCTACCGCCAGGACAGCTTTTCCGGCTTCCTGGAGTGGCGCGCCCAGATCCAGCAGCAGATGGAGGCCAAGGCCACCCAGCTCTCCGGGGCCATCAACCGCCAGATGTCCTTCATCACCCGCTTCGGGGCCAAGGCCACCAAGGCGCGCCAGGCCCAGAGCAAGTTGAAGGCCGTGGACAAGCTGCAAAAAGAGCTGTCAAACGTGGCGGGCAACATCGAGCGCAAGCGCAAGACGCTCGATTTCAAGCTGCCCGAGCCCGCACGCGCCGACAAGAACATCCTCTCCGTGGCCGACCTGGAGTTCGCCTTTCCTGGGGGCGCTCCCCTGTGGCCCAAGCTCACCTTCAACCTGTACCGGGGGCAGAAGGTGGCCCTGGCCGGGCCCAACGGCGCGGGCAAGACCACGCTGCTCAAATGCCTGACCGGGGAACTGAAGCTGACCGGCGGCGTGGTGAAGATGGGCTCCATGGTGCGCATGGGCTATTTCAGCCAGCACCAGACGGAGATCCTGCGCGAGAACGAGACGGTGATGTCCGAAATCCGCCGCCTCTCGGACCCGCGCTCCAGCACCGAGGAGCTGTGCAGCGTGCTCGGGCTCTTCATGCTGGGCGAGAACTACTTCGACCGCTTCGTGCGCGACCTGTCCGGGGGCGAGAAGTCGCGCCTGGTGCTGGCCAGCCTGTTTTTGGCGCGGGCGAACTTTTTGGTGCTGGACGAACCGACCAACCACCTGGATCTTGAAAGCCGGGAGGCCCTGGTCAACGCCCTGTCCGACTACGAGGGCACCATCCTGTTCGTGGCGCACGACCGCTACCTGCTCTCCGAGGCCGCCGAAGTGGTCTGGACCGTCGGCCCGGACGGCCTGTCCGAGTTCCTGGGCGGATACGAGGCCTACGAACGCCACCTGAAGGATGAGGCCAAGGCCGCCTGCGAGCTGTCCTGCCCGTCCAAGCCCAAGGGCGAGACCCGCGAATCGCGCCAGGCGGAAAAACGTCGTCAGGCCGAGGAACGAAACGCCATCTCCCGCGAGCTCAAGCCCAAAAAAGACCGCTATTCCACGCTGGAAGTCCAGCTTGAGGAGATCCTGACCCGCCAGTCCGAGGTGGAGCAGATCATGGCCGATCCGGCCACCTACGCCGATGCGGCCCGCTTCTCCGAGCTCTCCAAGGAGTATCATTCCCTGCAGGAGCAGTCGGACAAGCTGGTGATGGAGCTGGCCGACCTGGAAGACGTGATCGCCGTGCTGGAAGCGCGCCGGGAAGCCCTGTGA
- a CDS encoding aldo/keto reductase has translation MQYTVLGKTGVLVSELCFGAMTFGKEADEAESGRMFNACRDAGVNFFDCANVYSGGLAESILGKLLKGCRDEMVVTTKVAQVAGPDVNCLGASRRHIMLEVEKSLARLDTDRIDVYFIHHFDPMTPMEESLRALDDLVRQGKVLYLGASNWAAWQVAKALGISEARGLARFECIEPMYNLVKRQAEVEILPMAMSEQLGVIPYNPLAAGLLTGKYSRGQAPAQGRIAENKMYNTRYSDPVYYEVAERFVRYAQSIGVHPVSLAVRWVASHPGVTAPIIGARSLEQLQDSLASVELDISPEALEAVTKLSVQPPTATDRLEEVIDPKYKTRNRQGAAQAK, from the coding sequence ATGCAGTATACAGTGCTCGGAAAAACAGGCGTTCTGGTCTCGGAGCTGTGCTTTGGCGCCATGACCTTCGGCAAGGAGGCCGACGAGGCCGAATCCGGGCGCATGTTCAACGCCTGCCGCGACGCCGGGGTGAACTTCTTCGACTGCGCCAACGTCTACAGCGGCGGGCTGGCAGAGAGCATCCTGGGCAAGCTGCTCAAGGGCTGCCGCGACGAGATGGTTGTCACCACCAAGGTCGCCCAGGTGGCCGGGCCTGACGTGAATTGCCTGGGCGCGTCCCGGCGGCACATCATGCTCGAGGTGGAAAAAAGCCTCGCCCGCCTGGACACCGACCGCATCGACGTCTACTTCATCCACCATTTCGACCCCATGACCCCCATGGAGGAGAGCCTGCGCGCTCTGGACGACCTGGTGCGCCAGGGCAAGGTGCTCTATCTGGGTGCCAGCAACTGGGCCGCGTGGCAGGTGGCCAAGGCGCTCGGCATCTCTGAGGCCAGGGGCCTTGCGCGCTTCGAGTGCATCGAACCCATGTACAATCTGGTGAAGCGTCAGGCCGAGGTGGAGATATTGCCCATGGCCATGTCCGAGCAGCTGGGCGTCATCCCCTACAACCCGCTGGCCGCCGGGCTTCTGACCGGCAAGTACTCGCGCGGGCAGGCCCCGGCGCAGGGGCGCATCGCCGAGAACAAGATGTACAACACCCGCTACAGCGACCCCGTGTACTACGAGGTGGCCGAGCGGTTCGTCAGATACGCGCAGTCCATCGGCGTGCACCCCGTGAGCCTGGCCGTGCGCTGGGTGGCCTCGCATCCCGGCGTCACCGCGCCCATCATCGGCGCGCGCAGCCTGGAGCAGCTTCAGGACTCGCTGGCATCCGTTGAACTTGATATTTCGCCGGAGGCTCTTGAAGCCGTCACCAAGCTGTCCGTACAGCCGCCTACGGCTACGGACAGGCTGGAAGAGGTGATCGACCCCAAGTACAAAACCCGCAACCGGCAAGGGGCCGCGCAGGCGAAGTAG
- a CDS encoding type 2 periplasmic-binding domain-containing protein: MPTHALSTVYLVLVTLQVLLGRGLAYSSEPFKISQIADDTGTLHYFPILQEAYRRLGFEIVAVPLPAERALRVADSGLTDGETVRIEGLEALYPNLVRVPESVVSVKVKAFTTGTTFPVAGWESLRPYSICYMHGLKLYEQGTQGMNRVSALGLENALRLLRDGICDVAVLSPSAWIMVDSLKMGPMRELEPPIATYDLYHYVHRRHEKLVPLLAEELRKMKQEGVVQAILEPYRQAVDDAKVRQSLP, encoded by the coding sequence ATGCCGACCCACGCCCTCTCCACGGTGTATCTTGTGCTCGTCACCCTCCAAGTCCTCTTGGGCAGGGGGCTGGCGTATTCTTCGGAACCGTTCAAGATTTCGCAGATCGCAGACGATACGGGGACTCTCCACTATTTTCCGATCCTGCAGGAAGCATACAGGCGGCTCGGCTTTGAGATTGTCGCCGTGCCGCTGCCTGCGGAACGCGCATTGCGGGTCGCCGACAGTGGGCTCACCGACGGGGAAACCGTCAGGATTGAAGGGCTCGAAGCTCTGTATCCCAATCTGGTGCGTGTTCCCGAGTCTGTGGTCTCGGTCAAGGTGAAGGCCTTCACCACGGGAACGACCTTCCCGGTAGCGGGATGGGAGAGCCTGCGCCCGTACAGCATTTGTTACATGCACGGACTCAAACTGTACGAGCAGGGCACACAGGGCATGAACCGTGTAAGCGCCTTGGGGCTGGAGAACGCGCTGAGACTGTTGCGCGATGGAATATGTGACGTGGCTGTGCTTTCCCCGTCTGCGTGGATCATGGTGGATTCCCTGAAGATGGGGCCGATGCGCGAGCTGGAACCTCCAATCGCCACGTATGACCTCTATCATTATGTCCACCGCCGCCATGAAAAGCTTGTCCCGTTATTGGCGGAAGAACTCAGGAAGATGAAACAAGAGGGAGTGGTCCAGGCTATCCTGGAGCCGTATCGGCAGGCTGTGGACGACGCCAAGGTTCGCCAGTCATTGCCATGA
- a CDS encoding DUF2325 domain-containing protein produces MTVPVRRKLWEHEDYQCPILGTCLSMTELRKLARKLDVTVQPSATDYELHVFFVHECRKEGPIASYIHKYLDKKYRKHIRFFAKASEPTALEAMWKHSLKSGDIPGPFWALMSHPDTGTSLSRRAFGEIHMLSHLMGAANRADLKRLGKLESRVDELSQALSRVQALRRSQKMEWAVRVRELEDRLESERQERLKLSRMVRESALPRSEPAPADAAALRDQLEASQNETRRQAAIIEELYRENAQLRERLEDVSADLERAELELVRVMPCAEGGGCLSGDACRQGSRQVSSCREASCPACSDGTDGSCPQAQDCDVADCPALSGKKVLYVGGRCNLVRHYREMVERMGCRFHHHDGGVENSTSELYGKLAAADVVLCPVDCVSHEACQSVKKACKHCMKPFMMLRSSGLSALARSLDQLAERAN; encoded by the coding sequence ATGACCGTCCCCGTCCGCCGAAAGCTCTGGGAGCACGAGGACTATCAGTGCCCCATTCTGGGAACCTGCCTGAGCATGACCGAACTTCGCAAGCTGGCCCGCAAGCTGGACGTCACCGTGCAGCCCTCGGCCACCGACTACGAGCTGCACGTCTTCTTCGTGCACGAGTGCCGCAAGGAAGGCCCCATAGCCAGCTACATACACAAGTACCTGGACAAGAAATACCGCAAGCACATCCGCTTCTTCGCCAAGGCCTCCGAGCCCACCGCCCTGGAGGCCATGTGGAAGCACTCGCTGAAATCCGGCGACATCCCAGGCCCCTTCTGGGCGCTGATGTCCCACCCGGACACGGGCACGTCGCTTTCGCGACGGGCCTTCGGCGAGATCCACATGCTCTCGCACCTGATGGGAGCAGCCAACCGGGCGGACCTCAAACGTCTGGGCAAGCTGGAATCTCGCGTGGACGAACTGAGCCAGGCGCTCTCGCGCGTGCAGGCACTGAGGAGGTCGCAGAAGATGGAATGGGCCGTGCGCGTACGCGAACTGGAGGACAGGCTGGAGTCCGAGCGCCAGGAGCGCCTGAAGCTGTCGCGCATGGTGCGCGAGTCCGCCCTGCCCCGCTCCGAGCCTGCCCCGGCGGACGCCGCTGCGCTGCGCGACCAGCTGGAGGCATCCCAGAACGAGACGCGCCGCCAGGCCGCCATCATCGAGGAACTCTACCGCGAGAACGCGCAGTTGCGTGAGCGCCTGGAGGACGTGAGCGCCGACCTTGAGCGGGCTGAACTCGAACTGGTGCGGGTGATGCCCTGCGCCGAAGGCGGGGGCTGCCTGAGCGGCGACGCCTGCCGCCAGGGCTCGCGCCAGGTAAGCTCCTGCCGGGAGGCGTCCTGCCCCGCCTGCTCTGACGGCACCGACGGCTCCTGCCCGCAAGCCCAGGACTGCGACGTCGCCGACTGCCCTGCCCTGTCCGGCAAGAAGGTGCTGTACGTCGGCGGCCGGTGCAATCTGGTGCGCCACTACCGCGAAATGGTTGAGCGCATGGGCTGCCGCTTCCACCATCACGACGGCGGCGTGGAAAACTCCACCTCGGAACTCTACGGCAAGCTGGCCGCCGCAGACGTGGTGCTCTGCCCGGTGGACTGCGTGAGCCACGAAGCCTGCCAGAGCGTCAAGAAAGCCTGCAAGCACTGCATGAAGCCGTTCATGATGCTTCGGAGCTCCGGCCTCTCTGCCCTGGCGCGCTCCCTGGACCAGCTGGCGGAACGGGCGAACTGA